A DNA window from Vigna angularis cultivar LongXiaoDou No.4 chromosome 1, ASM1680809v1, whole genome shotgun sequence contains the following coding sequences:
- the LOC108326132 gene encoding serine/threonine-protein kinase-like protein ACR4 translates to MNHGYIVYDLVMITLSLSLIILGVVLFVACKKKPVESEETVAVKHCARVYSLMDIDAVTDNFNHRRVVGKGPLGTVYVGVQENGELVAVKRIHPVLVLSNAGLGFSSVLKWLSSVQHPNIVPIIGFSEAPGERVIVMEFGRMMSLEFCLHQNVNGASLLDWNKRIRIAAGTARGLQYLHEVATPNIVHGRVKSSNVLIDVNFCPRICDYGLNFLAAGEKRELVGYVDDEYWNERGGGGSKESDVYGLGVVLLELISGRGCNEGMIVEWGLPLIKALGFGEVLDPRLVIPSDMKNVVRLAKVASACVGNSRKCRPSIAQVATILNNLEMEVCISDL, encoded by the coding sequence ATGAACCATGGGTACATTGTTTATGATTTGGTTATGATCACTCTATCCTTGTCCCTCATAATTCTCGGTGTTGTCCTCTTTGTTGCATGCAAGAAGAAACCAGTTGAGAGTGAAGAAACTGTTGCTGTGAAGCACTGTGCTAGAGTGTACTCACTGATGGACATTGATGCTGTCACTGATAACTTCAACCACAGGAGAGTAGTGGGAAAGGGTCCTCTGGGAACCGTGTATGTTGGGGTGCAAGAGAATGGAGAGCTTGTGGCTGTGAAAAGGATCCATCCCGTGCTTGTGTTGAGCAACGCAGGGTTAGGATTCTCATCAGTGTTGAAATGGCTCTCTTCAGTGCAACATCCCAACATAGTTCCTATAATTGGATTCTCAGAAGCACCGGGTGAAAGAGTTATAGTGATGGAGTTTGGGCGCATGATGAGCTTGGAGTTCTGTTTGCATCAAAACGTTAATGGGGCATCACTTTTGGATTGGAACAAGAGGATCAGAATTGCAGCAGGAACAGCGAGAGGGCTTCAGTATTTGCATGAAGTGGCAACACCAAACATCGTACATGGGCGAGTCAAGTCTTcaaatgttttaattgatgtcaACTTTTGTCCTAGGATTTGTGATTATGGTCTCAACTTTTTGGCAgcaggagaaaagagagagcTAGTAGGTTATGTGGATGATGAGTATTGGAATGAAAGAGGGGGTGGTGGAAGCAAGGAAAGTGATGTTTATGGTTTGGGAGTTGTATTGCTTGAGCTAATAAGTGGTAGAGGATGCAATGAAGGAATGATAGTAGAGTGGGGTTTGCCTTTGATAAAGGCATTGGGTTTTGGTGAAGTTTTGGATCCTAGGTTGGTAATTCCTTCTGATATGAAGAATGTAGTTAGATTAGCCAAAGTTGCTTCGGCTTGTGTTGGTAATTCAAGAAAGTGTAGACCTTCCATAGCACAAGTGGCTACTATTTTGAACAATTTAGAGATGGAAGTGTGCATTTCTGATCTGTAA
- the LOC108336209 gene encoding NAC domain-containing protein 73, which translates to MTWCNDSDEERGIELVAPTVTPATNNTLVTDTKQTENRTITCPSCGHNIEFQDQTGINDLPGLPSGVKFDPNDQEILEHLEAKVLSDVPKLHPLIDEFIPTLEGENGICYTHPEKLPGVSKDGQIRHFFHRPSKAYTTGTRKRRKVHTDEEGSETRWHKTGKTRPVFVGGVVKGFKKILVLYTNYGRQKKPEKTNWVMHQYHLGSNEEEKDGELVVSKVFYQTQPRQCGTSIIKQDLYDEERLTNQSVVDDDNIVPRSATLMDYYNNPSFINYEHVGGRNNRETSPQLIPNLVMQGDSSSFIRLAMDATKARLNTK; encoded by the exons ATGACATGGTGCAATGACTCAGATGAGGAGAGGGGAATTGAACTGGTTGCGCCCACTGTTACTCCTGCAACTAACAACACTCTTGTTACTGACACAAAACAAACCGAAAATCGTACCATAACTTGCCCCTCATGTGGCCATAACATTGAATTCCAAGATCAG ACAGGAATCAATGACTTGCCGGGGTTGCCATCTGGTGTGAAATTTGATCCGAATGACCAAGAGATATTAGAGCATTTGGAAGCGAAGGTACTTTCTGATGTTCCCAAGCTCCATCCCCTCATTGATGAGTTCATACCAACGCTTGAAGGGGAGAACGGGATCTGTTACACACACCCAGAAAAGCTTCCAG GTGTAAGCAAAGATGGACAGATCCGGCATTTCTTTCATAGGCCGTCGAAAGCATACACAACCGGAACAAGGAAGAGAAGAAAGGTTCACACTGATGAAGAGGGAAGCGAGACAAGGTGGCACAAAACAGGAAAAACCAGACCAGTTTTTGTTGGTGGTGTTGTGAAGGGTTTCAAGAAAATACTGGTCCTGTACACCAACTACGGGAGGCAAAAGAAGCCGGAGAAGACGAACTGGGTGATGCATCAGTACCATCTTGGCAGCaatgaagaagagaaagatgGAGAATTAGTGGTTTCGAAGGTGTTCTACCAAACACAGCCTCGACAATGTGGTACTTCGATCATAAAGCAGGATCTGTACGATGAAGAAAGATTGACTAACCAGAGTGTTGTCGATGATGATAATATAGTACCTAGAAGTGCAACTCTAATGGACTACTACAACAACCCTTCTTTCATAAATTATGAGCATGTGGGTGGTCGCAATAATAGGGAAACTTCACCTCAACTTATTCCAAATTTGGTTATGCAAGGTGATAGCTCTTCTTTCATTCGCTTAGCAATGGATGCCACCAAAGCCAGGCTGAACACCAAATAG